From a region of the Candidatus Jettenia caeni genome:
- a CDS encoding potassium transporter protein encodes MKILIVGAGAVGFNLAKQLSMEGHDISVVEKDYDLVKRITEKLDVSVVSGSASSPTVLEEAGIQNTDMVLAVTNSDEINMVVCTLSHSYGVKTRIARIRNPEFTDEKPILHQNGFYIDHVVNPEKITINSIMDIIGTPGAIYVADFTEGDILLRGFNVPEDAPIAGKRLSELKEVESTDSFLIVAIQRNDEMVIPTGETKLLPRDNIFVLVAKEALPFFLPMVNRRADEVEKIVIYGANRISLELAKKLEDHKISVTIIEPDKEKTQQAAAVLDRTIILQGNGLDVDLLKESSIDITDFFVALSENEQTNILSALLAKRLGARKAIVLTEEPAFVPIINSLGMDIVINPRLITVGSILQHIRRGHTLSVVKFQHSEAEAMEFIADKDSKVVGKPIREIPFPQGSILGAIVREGTMQIPRGNTIINPGESVIVFALPNAIEKIQSLFSSKKD; translated from the coding sequence ATGAAAATTCTTATTGTAGGTGCAGGTGCGGTTGGGTTTAATCTGGCAAAACAACTATCGATGGAAGGACATGATATTTCTGTCGTTGAAAAGGATTACGATCTCGTGAAACGAATTACCGAAAAGTTAGATGTCTCCGTTGTGTCGGGAAGTGCAAGCTCACCCACCGTTCTGGAGGAAGCAGGGATACAAAACACGGACATGGTATTGGCTGTTACGAATAGTGACGAGATAAATATGGTGGTCTGTACGCTTTCTCACAGCTATGGTGTTAAAACGAGAATTGCCAGAATAAGAAACCCCGAGTTTACTGATGAAAAACCCATTTTACACCAAAACGGATTTTATATAGACCACGTTGTAAATCCGGAAAAGATTACCATTAATTCTATTATGGATATCATAGGCACTCCCGGGGCTATCTATGTCGCAGATTTCACAGAAGGGGATATCCTCCTGAGAGGATTTAACGTGCCTGAAGATGCGCCCATAGCAGGAAAGAGACTTTCCGAGTTAAAGGAGGTAGAATCAACAGATTCTTTTCTTATTGTTGCTATTCAGCGAAATGATGAGATGGTTATTCCAACCGGTGAGACAAAGCTGCTGCCTCGTGACAATATTTTCGTACTGGTAGCCAAAGAGGCATTGCCTTTCTTCTTGCCTATGGTCAACAGACGGGCAGATGAGGTTGAAAAGATCGTTATTTATGGCGCAAATCGCATCAGTCTTGAACTGGCAAAAAAATTAGAAGATCATAAGATCAGCGTTACCATAATTGAACCGGATAAAGAAAAAACACAACAAGCTGCTGCAGTTCTCGACCGGACCATTATCCTTCAGGGAAATGGTCTGGATGTTGACCTTCTCAAAGAATCATCTATTGATATTACTGATTTTTTCGTAGCTTTATCAGAAAACGAGCAGACTAATATCTTATCTGCATTATTAGCCAAGAGACTTGGCGCAAGAAAAGCGATTGTACTTACCGAAGAGCCTGCATTTGTACCTATTATCAATTCATTGGGTATGGATATCGTCATTAATCCAAGATTAATTACCGTGGGGTCTATCCTGCAGCATATCCGGCGGGGACATACACTTTCTGTTGTAAAATTTCAACATAGTGAGGCGGAGGCTATGGAATTTATTGCTGATAAAGATTCAAAGGTTGTAGGTAAACCGATTCGGGAAATACCCTTTCCCCAAGGCTCTATTCTTGGAGCTATTGTGCGTGAAGGCACGATGCAGATACCAAGAGGCAATACCATTATAAACCCAGGAGAAAGTGTCATTGTCTTTGCTCTCCCGAACGCCATTGAGAAAATTCAATCCCTTTTTTCCAGTAAAAAAGATTGA
- a CDS encoding potassium transporter protein translates to MNIPIVLYTVGNLILMLAGILVVPLGVSLYYKDIAAMWAFVYTIIITGILGGFSKIFLRKKAEAIGIREGIAIVTFSWIVCIFLGALPFWYSGVCTTYCDAVFETTSGFTTTGSSIFKDVEVLPHSILFWRAFTNWLGGMGIIVIFVALLPAMGVTGYQLFSAEVSGPTADKLKPRIGETAKLLWMIYLVITVSMMILLVCGGMPIFDSICQTFTTVSTGGFAIKNTSTAYYNSLYVEIVTAAFMFLCGCSFALYYKCFQKEFKKIFKNSELRFFAGLILTAILFIALILYFNWQKYPNIEVKNRYNDLGNAFRYSFFQVITVCTGTGHVSADFDLWPDICRFLLILLMFIGACAGSTGGGIKCVRILLLLKSSMRELVRVLRPRMVKHVKINGESVSEEIITESSVFFVVYLGFFGICSLALMALNTDMITAFSAVATCMANCGPGLAKVGPMANFSDMSYTGKWILSFCMLLGRLEIYSLILLFLPILWKR, encoded by the coding sequence ATGAATATTCCTATAGTATTATATACAGTAGGCAATCTCATACTTATGCTAGCCGGTATCCTGGTTGTCCCCTTGGGTGTGTCCCTGTATTACAAAGATATTGCTGCTATGTGGGCATTTGTTTACACGATAATCATTACCGGCATCCTGGGTGGATTCAGTAAGATATTTTTAAGAAAAAAGGCTGAGGCCATCGGTATCCGAGAGGGTATTGCCATTGTGACGTTTAGCTGGATCGTATGTATCTTTTTGGGCGCCCTTCCTTTTTGGTATTCTGGTGTATGTACAACCTATTGCGATGCCGTCTTCGAAACGACCAGCGGTTTTACGACAACAGGGTCGTCCATTTTTAAAGACGTCGAAGTATTACCCCATAGCATTCTTTTCTGGAGGGCGTTTACTAATTGGCTCGGTGGTATGGGTATTATTGTTATTTTCGTTGCCTTACTGCCTGCAATGGGTGTTACTGGATATCAGCTCTTTAGCGCCGAAGTAAGCGGCCCAACTGCCGATAAATTAAAACCTAGAATTGGTGAAACAGCAAAACTGCTCTGGATGATATATCTTGTCATTACTGTCTCTATGATGATATTGCTCGTCTGTGGTGGTATGCCTATTTTTGATTCAATTTGTCAGACATTCACAACGGTATCTACTGGTGGGTTTGCTATAAAGAACACGAGCACTGCATATTATAATAGTTTATACGTGGAAATTGTTACTGCGGCCTTTATGTTTCTTTGCGGATGTAGCTTTGCACTTTACTATAAATGTTTTCAGAAAGAGTTTAAGAAAATCTTCAAAAATTCTGAACTTCGATTCTTTGCAGGTCTTATATTAACAGCAATCTTATTTATCGCACTGATACTATATTTTAACTGGCAAAAATACCCAAATATTGAGGTCAAAAACCGTTATAATGACTTAGGGAATGCTTTTCGATATAGCTTTTTCCAAGTAATAACCGTTTGTACCGGAACTGGTCATGTTTCCGCTGATTTTGATTTATGGCCCGATATTTGCCGCTTCTTACTCATTTTATTAATGTTCATTGGCGCATGTGCCGGTTCTACTGGCGGTGGTATAAAATGTGTGAGAATATTGTTGTTACTGAAATCAAGTATGAGAGAATTGGTCCGTGTATTAAGGCCGAGAATGGTAAAACATGTAAAGATCAATGGCGAATCAGTAAGCGAAGAAATCATTACGGAAAGTTCAGTATTCTTTGTTGTATATTTAGGATTCTTTGGTATCTGTTCGCTTGCATTAATGGCGTTAAATACTGATATGATTACAGCTTTTTCCGCCGTAGCAACGTGTATGGCGAATTGCGGGCCGGGACTGGCAAAAGTGGGTCCAATGGCTAACTTTAGTGATATGAGTTATACCGGTAAGTGGATATTAAGTTTTTGTATGCTTTTAGGCAGGTTAGAAATTTATAGCTTAATACTTCTATTTTTACCTATCCTGTGGAAACGTTAG
- a CDS encoding putative nicotinate phosphoribosyltransferase — protein sequence MREPQSLFLTEDSLGIVTDLYQLTMAAGYFEHGVHDITTFELFVRQLPENRSYLITAGIEQAVHYLTHIKFSEDNIQFLRRLPAFKHVSYEFFKYLQNFTFSGTVYAMPEGTIAFSDEPLIRVTAPIIEAQLVETYLLSIINFQTLIATKSSRIVYAAKGREVIDFGTRRAHGPQAGILAARSSFIGGCSSTSNVFAAYTLGIPAVGTIAHSWVMAFENELDSFHKFYETFPDYTVLLIDTYDTLTGAQHAAMISNKIKGVRIDSGDVLKLSKEVRKILDAKGLQHVKIIASGDLHENRIDDLLKNNAPIDSFGVGTEMVTSKDAPALGGVYKLVEQGHKGKIIPKMKLSKGKVTYPGKKQVYRITDTVGNFIKDVIGLEGENIEGIPLLIPVIKDGKPCYNLPTIHDIQRTASENLIHLPNPFKYLTDAETYPVYKSHGLEVKKQEAERIVRDMNM from the coding sequence ATGAGAGAACCACAATCGCTATTTTTAACAGAGGATTCGCTGGGGATCGTTACTGATCTCTATCAGCTTACGATGGCTGCCGGATATTTTGAACATGGGGTGCATGATATCACAACCTTTGAATTATTCGTTCGCCAATTGCCTGAGAATCGTTCCTATCTCATCACAGCAGGGATAGAACAGGCGGTCCACTACCTCACTCATATTAAATTCTCAGAGGACAACATTCAGTTCTTAAGGCGGCTACCCGCATTTAAGCACGTAAGCTATGAATTTTTTAAATATTTACAAAACTTTACCTTCAGCGGTACTGTCTATGCAATGCCTGAAGGAACCATTGCCTTTTCAGACGAACCTCTGATTCGGGTAACAGCCCCCATTATTGAGGCACAGCTTGTAGAAACATATCTGCTTTCAATAATCAACTTCCAAACGTTAATTGCAACAAAATCATCAAGGATTGTATACGCAGCCAAAGGAAGGGAGGTAATTGATTTTGGTACACGCCGCGCCCACGGTCCTCAGGCGGGTATTCTTGCTGCCAGATCAAGTTTTATCGGTGGATGCAGTAGCACCTCGAATGTATTTGCCGCCTATACGTTGGGGATACCTGCGGTTGGAACCATTGCCCATTCATGGGTCATGGCCTTTGAGAATGAACTGGATTCATTTCATAAATTCTATGAGACGTTTCCTGATTATACGGTTCTGCTTATCGATACTTACGATACCTTAACCGGAGCGCAACACGCAGCTATGATTAGCAACAAAATCAAAGGAGTTCGCATCGATAGTGGTGATGTATTAAAACTCAGCAAAGAAGTACGGAAAATTTTAGATGCCAAAGGATTACAACATGTCAAAATCATCGCTAGCGGCGATTTACATGAAAACCGTATCGATGATTTATTAAAAAATAATGCGCCTATTGACTCTTTTGGGGTAGGCACCGAAATGGTAACCTCGAAAGATGCCCCAGCACTGGGTGGTGTCTATAAATTAGTTGAACAAGGGCATAAGGGAAAAATCATTCCGAAAATGAAACTGAGTAAAGGAAAAGTTACCTATCCGGGTAAAAAACAGGTATATCGTATTACTGATACCGTTGGTAATTTTATAAAGGATGTGATTGGACTTGAGGGTGAGAATATTGAAGGAATTCCCCTTTTAATACCTGTTATAAAGGATGGGAAACCATGCTATAATTTGCCCACAATTCATGATATTCAACGTACCGCATCAGAAAACCTTATACACTTGCCCAACCCATTCAAATATTTAACAGATGCAGAAACATATCCGGTATATAAAAGTCACGGACTGGAGGTAAAAAAACAAGAGGCTGAAAGAATAGTAAGGGATATGAATATGTGA
- a CDS encoding NAD+ synthase: protein MKIALAQINQTVGDFQKNTEKICSYINRARIQGANLVVFPELAVTGYPPKDLLDIPSFIDKNLQALDEITHCTYGISAIVGFVDKNKQPYGKLVHNAAAFIQDQKIVSVHHKSLLPTYDVFDEYRYFEPAHTIFPGEFMGNALGISICEDIWNDEEFWTRPLYETDPIESLISQKATIIINISSSPFAVEKHEKIRLPMLTHDARKYRVPLLYVNQVGGNDELVFDGNSSAINAEGKLIAQAAAFEEDLMVIDIENPVQLQAKAYTPIETVHKALIVGLRDYAAKCGFRNVVIGLSGGIDSAVTAALAVESLGSDNVIGVLMPSQFSSQSSIEDAVKLSRNLLIPYKIIPIEGIFETYQNVLKPEFEGMSFDITEENLQARIRGNIIMALSNKYGYLVLTTGNKSELAVGYCTLYGDMSGGLALLSDVPKTMVYELARYINREKEIIPQNSMSKAPSAELKPNQFDQDTLPSYDILDTILKAYIEDTKCIAEIIQMGFDEKIVHDIIRKVNRNEYKRRQAAPGIKVTSKAFGSGRRMPIAHKFVS, encoded by the coding sequence ATGAAAATTGCGTTGGCACAGATTAATCAAACCGTAGGCGACTTTCAAAAAAATACCGAAAAAATCTGCTCATATATCAACCGCGCCAGGATTCAGGGCGCCAATCTCGTCGTTTTCCCGGAATTAGCCGTTACCGGTTATCCGCCAAAGGACCTCCTGGATATCCCTTCATTTATCGATAAAAATCTCCAGGCTTTAGATGAAATAACCCATTGTACTTATGGTATCTCTGCCATTGTAGGCTTTGTTGATAAAAACAAACAACCCTACGGTAAGCTTGTTCATAATGCTGCGGCATTTATTCAAGATCAAAAGATTGTTTCCGTCCATCATAAATCACTCCTGCCAACCTACGATGTGTTTGATGAGTACCGTTACTTTGAACCAGCACATACTATTTTCCCTGGAGAATTTATGGGTAATGCATTAGGGATATCTATCTGCGAGGACATATGGAATGATGAGGAATTTTGGACACGTCCTTTATATGAAACAGATCCCATAGAAAGCCTGATCTCTCAAAAAGCTACTATCATTATCAACATCTCCTCGTCACCCTTTGCGGTAGAGAAACACGAGAAAATACGATTGCCTATGCTTACCCATGATGCCAGAAAATATAGAGTTCCGCTTCTCTATGTAAATCAGGTTGGAGGCAATGATGAGCTTGTCTTTGATGGAAATAGCTCCGCAATAAATGCCGAAGGCAAGCTTATTGCGCAGGCAGCCGCTTTTGAAGAAGACTTGATGGTTATCGACATTGAAAATCCGGTGCAACTGCAGGCCAAAGCTTATACCCCTATCGAAACTGTTCATAAGGCTTTGATTGTAGGACTTCGGGATTATGCAGCAAAATGTGGTTTTAGGAACGTAGTTATTGGTCTTAGCGGAGGTATTGATTCCGCTGTTACCGCTGCATTAGCTGTCGAATCGTTGGGGAGTGACAATGTTATTGGAGTACTCATGCCGTCTCAGTTCTCATCACAGAGTAGCATCGAAGATGCGGTAAAACTCTCCCGAAACCTCTTGATTCCTTACAAGATCATACCGATCGAAGGAATATTTGAAACGTATCAGAATGTCCTGAAACCGGAATTCGAAGGGATGTCCTTTGATATTACCGAAGAAAACCTGCAGGCGCGCATCCGCGGTAATATCATTATGGCGCTTTCCAACAAATATGGATACCTTGTTTTGACAACCGGAAACAAATCGGAATTGGCTGTAGGTTATTGCACCTTATATGGGGATATGAGTGGCGGACTGGCGTTACTATCCGATGTGCCAAAAACAATGGTATATGAACTAGCCAGGTATATAAATCGGGAGAAAGAAATTATTCCACAAAATAGTATGAGCAAAGCCCCTTCGGCAGAATTAAAACCGAATCAATTCGATCAGGACACCTTGCCATCTTACGACATCTTGGATACTATCTTAAAGGCGTACATAGAAGATACGAAGTGCATTGCTGAAATTATTCAAATGGGATTTGATGAAAAAATCGTGCATGACATTATCAGGAAGGTAAACAGAAATGAATACAAGAGGCGACAAGCAGCTCCGGGTATAAAAGTAACTTCTAAGGCATTTGGATCGGGAAGGCGTATGCCGATTGCCCATAAATTTGTCTCCTAA
- a CDS encoding glutamate racemase — translation MKNSKVKLPIGVFDSGIGGISVLAEILKLLSHEEFIYFADTLHSPYGIKPENIVQSLSIKAAEFLSLLGIKSLVIACNTATSAAISNIRKMHTFPVIGMEPAVKLAVDLKPKGKIIVMATPLTLKSKKFNELISHYTHLAEIILMPCAGLVEIIEQDYSDRRKIENYLASLFSSREKKDISVVVLGCTHYILIKEEIMKILGGEIHVIDGNYGTAKQLRTVLQNECLLNNTVIEKPCLPLKAQVKFYISGNGNGVEARCKQLLQQEGIICE, via the coding sequence ATGAAAAACTCAAAAGTAAAATTGCCCATTGGAGTCTTCGATTCAGGTATCGGTGGAATATCTGTCCTGGCCGAAATACTAAAGCTACTATCCCATGAAGAATTTATTTACTTTGCCGATACGCTTCATTCTCCCTATGGGATCAAGCCGGAAAATATTGTTCAATCTTTATCGATAAAGGCTGCTGAGTTTCTATCCCTCCTCGGTATTAAATCCCTGGTCATTGCATGTAACACAGCCACAAGCGCCGCAATTAGCAATATCCGAAAAATGCATACATTTCCTGTAATTGGAATGGAGCCTGCGGTGAAACTCGCTGTAGATCTGAAGCCGAAAGGTAAGATTATTGTTATGGCAACACCTCTCACGCTAAAGAGTAAAAAATTTAATGAATTGATATCTCATTATACACATCTTGCAGAAATTATTCTGATGCCTTGCGCAGGACTGGTAGAAATTATTGAGCAGGATTATTCTGATAGAAGGAAGATTGAAAATTATCTCGCAAGCCTGTTTTCATCAAGAGAAAAAAAGGATATTTCGGTTGTTGTCCTCGGTTGTACTCACTATATTCTGATAAAAGAGGAAATTATGAAAATATTAGGAGGTGAAATTCATGTTATAGACGGAAATTATGGAACAGCAAAACAGTTAAGGACCGTTCTCCAAAATGAGTGCCTGCTTAACAATACCGTTATAGAAAAACCTTGCCTCCCTTTAAAAGCACAGGTGAAGTTTTATATCTCTGGGAATGGAAACGGAGTGGAAGCAAGGTGTAAACAATTATTGCAACAGGAAGGAATTATCTGTGAATAA
- a CDS encoding rubrerythrin gives MSTIDNLKNAFAGESQANRKYLAFAKKADAEGFKQVAKLFRAAAEAETVHAHNHLRVLGGIRSTKENIQEAIGGETHEFTTMYPQMIEEAKKEGNKQALQSFEFANKVEKIHADLYQKALNNLGKNETVDYYVCQVCGDTVEKDAPDKCRICGAPKDKFTKIG, from the coding sequence ATGTCAACAATAGATAATTTAAAAAATGCTTTTGCAGGTGAATCACAGGCCAACAGAAAATACTTAGCTTTTGCAAAAAAAGCGGATGCAGAGGGTTTCAAACAAGTAGCAAAGCTCTTTCGTGCAGCAGCCGAGGCTGAAACAGTACACGCCCATAATCATCTGCGGGTGCTTGGGGGTATCCGCAGCACAAAGGAAAATATCCAGGAGGCAATTGGGGGAGAAACGCATGAGTTTACAACTATGTATCCCCAGATGATTGAAGAGGCAAAAAAAGAAGGAAATAAACAAGCCTTACAGAGTTTTGAATTTGCCAACAAGGTAGAAAAAATCCATGCAGATCTTTATCAAAAAGCCTTAAATAATTTGGGCAAGAATGAGACTGTAGATTACTATGTCTGTCAGGTCTGTGGCGATACGGTTGAAAAGGATGCGCCGGATAAATGCCGTATCTGTGGCGCGCCTAAGGATAAATTTACAAAAATCGGTTAA